One part of the Sporosarcina ureae genome encodes these proteins:
- the rpoC gene encoding DNA-directed RNA polymerase subunit beta' encodes MIDVNNFEYMKIGLASPDKIRSWSYGEVKKPETINYRTLKPEKDGLFCERIFGPTKDWECHCGKYKRVRYKGVVCDRCGVEVTRQKVRRERMGHIELAAPVTHIWYFKGIPSRMGLILDMTPRALEEIIYFASYVVVEPADTPLERKQLLSEKEYRLYREKYGSKFQAAMGAEAIEQLLRAIDLDKETDSLKEELKTVQGQRRTRAIRRLEVVESFRNSGNRPEWMVLEVLPVIPPELRPMVQLDGGRFATSDLNDLYRRVINRNNRLKRLLDLGAPGIIVQNEKRMLQEAVDALVDNGRRGRPVTGPGNRPLKSLSHMLKGKQGRFRQNLLGKRVDYSGRSVIVVGPSLKMYQCGLPKEMAIELFKPFVMKELVERNLAHNIKSAKRKIERLHSEVWDVLEDVIKEHPVLLNRAPTLHRLGIQAFEPMLVEGRAITLHPLVCTAYNADFDGDQMAVHVPLSAEAQAEARLLMLAAQNILNPKDGKPVVTPSQDMVLGNYYLTVERKNATGEGSVFSDPNEALIAYQTGHVHLHSRIAVQAGSIKNPTFTDKQNSQLLLTTVGKIIFNEILPETFPYINEPTNQNLQVETPDKYFIDGTVNVKEHLQQAELITPFKKAILGEIIAEIFRRFHITETSRMLDRMKNLGFKYSTRAGITIGISDIVVLPNKAEILHEAQEKVDKVTQQFRRGLITEEERYDRVISYWSHAKDVIQNKLMDSLDIENPIFMMSDSGARGNASNFTQLAGMRGLMANPAGRIIELPIKSSFREGLTVLEYFISTHGARKGLADTALKTADSGYLTRRLVDVAQDVIVREEDCGTDRGLAITALTEGNEMIETLLERIEGRHTKKTIKHPETGEVILAKNGLITADIANTVIQAGIEEVTIRSAFTCNTKHGVCKKCYGINLATGETVEVGEAVGIIAAQSIGEPGTQLTMRTFHTGGVAGDDITQGLPRIQEIFESRNPKGVAVISEIAGTVIEIDEVREGLKEITIEGEVETRKYPTLYNARLSVEVGDVVERGQTITEGSIDPKQLIVVKDVSTVQEYLLKEVQKVYRMQGVEIGDKHVEVMVRQMLRKVRVIEAGDTDLLPGSLLDIHQFSEANAKVLLAGKVPATSRPVILGITKASLETESFLSAASFQETTRVLTDAAIKGKTDELLGLKENVIIGKLVPAGTGMQRYRQIKMQHDEAEETITAE; translated from the coding sequence TTGATCGATGTTAATAATTTTGAGTATATGAAAATTGGCCTTGCTTCACCGGACAAGATTCGTTCTTGGTCATATGGAGAAGTGAAAAAACCTGAAACTATCAACTACCGTACATTAAAGCCAGAGAAGGACGGATTATTCTGTGAAAGAATCTTCGGACCAACGAAAGACTGGGAATGTCACTGTGGGAAATACAAGCGGGTTCGCTATAAAGGCGTCGTTTGTGATCGTTGTGGCGTAGAAGTAACGCGTCAAAAAGTCCGTCGTGAACGTATGGGTCACATTGAGCTTGCAGCACCTGTCACACATATTTGGTATTTCAAAGGAATTCCTAGCCGTATGGGCTTGATTCTAGACATGACACCTCGTGCGTTGGAAGAGATTATCTACTTCGCGTCTTACGTAGTAGTCGAACCAGCTGATACACCGCTTGAGCGTAAGCAATTGCTTTCGGAGAAAGAATACCGTCTATACCGTGAAAAGTATGGTTCTAAATTCCAGGCAGCAATGGGAGCGGAAGCAATCGAGCAACTACTCCGTGCGATAGACTTGGATAAAGAAACGGATTCATTGAAAGAAGAATTAAAAACAGTACAAGGTCAACGTCGTACACGCGCAATCCGACGTCTGGAAGTTGTGGAATCATTCCGTAACTCTGGAAATCGTCCGGAGTGGATGGTATTGGAAGTGCTTCCTGTTATCCCTCCTGAATTGCGTCCTATGGTACAGCTTGACGGCGGACGTTTTGCAACTTCTGACTTGAATGATTTGTATCGTAGGGTTATTAACCGGAACAACCGCCTAAAGCGACTATTGGATCTAGGGGCACCTGGTATTATCGTTCAGAACGAAAAACGTATGCTTCAAGAAGCGGTAGATGCACTTGTAGACAACGGCCGTCGCGGAAGACCTGTAACAGGTCCAGGTAACCGCCCGTTGAAATCTCTTTCTCATATGCTGAAAGGGAAGCAAGGACGTTTCCGTCAGAACTTACTTGGTAAACGTGTAGACTACTCTGGTCGTTCAGTTATCGTAGTAGGTCCTAGCTTGAAAATGTACCAATGTGGTCTACCTAAGGAAATGGCGATCGAGCTATTTAAGCCGTTCGTTATGAAAGAATTAGTGGAACGTAACTTGGCACATAATATTAAGAGTGCGAAACGGAAGATTGAACGTCTTCATTCCGAAGTGTGGGATGTATTGGAAGACGTCATTAAAGAACATCCGGTACTTCTTAACCGAGCACCAACACTTCACCGTCTGGGAATCCAGGCATTCGAACCGATGTTGGTCGAAGGACGCGCTATTACATTGCATCCACTCGTTTGTACGGCGTATAACGCTGACTTCGATGGTGACCAAATGGCCGTTCACGTACCTTTATCTGCTGAAGCACAAGCTGAAGCGCGCTTACTGATGTTAGCTGCCCAAAACATTTTGAACCCGAAAGACGGAAAACCAGTTGTAACTCCTTCACAGGATATGGTTCTTGGAAACTACTACTTAACAGTCGAGCGTAAAAACGCAACTGGAGAAGGCTCTGTGTTTAGTGACCCGAATGAAGCGTTAATCGCGTACCAAACAGGACACGTTCACTTGCATTCTCGTATTGCAGTTCAAGCTGGAAGTATTAAGAATCCGACGTTTACGGATAAGCAAAACAGTCAGCTGTTGTTAACAACAGTAGGTAAAATTATTTTTAACGAGATTCTACCTGAAACGTTCCCGTACATTAACGAACCGACGAATCAGAACTTACAAGTTGAAACACCTGACAAGTACTTTATCGACGGCACAGTAAATGTTAAGGAACACTTGCAACAAGCAGAATTGATCACGCCATTCAAAAAAGCGATTCTTGGGGAAATCATCGCGGAAATCTTCCGTCGCTTCCACATTACAGAAACATCTAGAATGTTGGATAGAATGAAGAACCTAGGATTTAAATATTCTACTCGTGCAGGAATCACAATCGGTATTTCTGATATCGTAGTTTTGCCGAATAAAGCTGAAATCCTTCATGAAGCACAAGAAAAAGTGGACAAAGTCACTCAACAGTTCCGACGTGGTTTAATTACTGAAGAAGAACGTTATGACCGTGTTATCTCTTATTGGAGTCATGCGAAAGATGTTATTCAGAATAAGCTGATGGATTCGTTGGATATCGAAAACCCAATCTTCATGATGAGTGACTCTGGAGCCCGTGGTAACGCGTCAAACTTTACACAGCTTGCTGGTATGCGTGGACTGATGGCCAACCCGGCTGGACGGATTATCGAACTTCCGATCAAATCTTCATTCCGTGAAGGTCTGACAGTACTCGAATACTTTATCTCTACACACGGTGCGCGTAAAGGTCTTGCCGATACAGCACTGAAGACTGCCGACTCAGGTTACCTGACACGTCGTCTCGTAGATGTAGCGCAAGATGTTATCGTTCGTGAAGAAGATTGCGGAACAGACCGTGGTCTGGCAATCACTGCGTTAACTGAAGGAAATGAAATGATTGAAACATTGTTAGAACGTATTGAAGGTCGTCATACGAAGAAGACAATCAAACATCCGGAAACGGGTGAAGTTATTCTTGCGAAAAACGGTTTGATTACTGCAGATATAGCAAATACAGTAATTCAAGCGGGGATCGAAGAAGTGACGATTCGTTCGGCGTTTACGTGTAATACAAAACATGGCGTATGTAAAAAATGTTATGGTATCAACTTAGCTACTGGAGAAACGGTAGAAGTAGGAGAAGCAGTAGGAATCATTGCGGCTCAATCTATCGGTGAACCAGGAACACAGTTAACGATGCGTACATTCCACACAGGTGGAGTAGCAGGAGACGATATTACACAAGGTCTTCCACGGATCCAAGAGATTTTCGAATCTCGTAATCCAAAAGGTGTCGCGGTTATTTCTGAAATAGCAGGTACTGTTATTGAAATTGATGAAGTCCGTGAAGGTTTGAAAGAGATCACTATTGAAGGTGAAGTTGAAACACGTAAATATCCTACATTATACAACGCGCGTTTGAGTGTAGAAGTAGGAGATGTAGTTGAGCGTGGACAAACTATTACTGAAGGTTCTATTGATCCTAAACAATTGATCGTAGTAAAGGACGTTTCGACGGTACAAGAGTATCTGTTGAAAGAAGTTCAAAAAGTTTACCGTATGCAAGGTGTAGAAATTGGGGATAAGCACGTTGAAGTGATGGTTCGTCAAATGCTTCGTAAAGTTCGTGTAATTGAAGCGGGAGATACTGATCTTCTTCCAGGTTCGTTACTTGATATTCACCAATTCTCTGAAGCTAATGCAAAAGTGTTGTTAGCAGGAAAAGTTCCAGCTACTTCACGTCCGGTAATTCTTGGTATTACAAAAGCTTCACTTGAGACAGAGTCCTTCTTGTCAGCCGCTTCGTTCCAGGAGACAACAAGAGTTCTTACTGATGCAGCCATTAAAGGTAAAACAGATGAGTTGCTAGGTCTGAAGGAAAACGTTATTATCGGGAAATTGGTCCCTGCAGGTACTGGAATGCAGAGATACCGCCAGATCAAAATGCAACATGATGAAGCAGAAGAAACAATTACAGCTGAATAA
- the rpoB gene encoding DNA-directed RNA polymerase subunit beta — protein sequence MNELTGHLVQYGQHRQRRSFARIKEVLDLPNLIEIQTASYEWFLEEGLREMFRDISPIQDFTGNLSLEFIDYKLGEPKYPVDESKERDVTYAAPLRVKVRLHNQETGDVKEQDVFMGDFPLMTENGTFIINGAERVIVSQLVRSPSVYYNDKTDKNGKRGFGATVIPNRGAWLEYETDAKDVVHVRIDRTRKLPITVLLRALGFSTDQEIIDLIGDNEYLRNSLEKDNTETSEKAMLEIYERLRPGEPPTLDSARSLLYSRFFDPKRYDLANVGRYKMNKKLHLQNRLFNQTAAETLVDPETGEILVEKDQLIDRRTLDKLLPFLSQGINTESIEHVGSVLEEPMVIQTLKIYAPKSEEKQVINVISNAEVDESIKNITPADIVASISYFFNLLHGVGNTDDIDHLGNRRLRSVGELLQNQFRIGLSRMERVVKERMSINDTQSIVPQQLINIRPVIASIKEFFGSSQLSQFMDQTNPLAELTHKRRLSALGPGGLTRERAGMEVRDVHYSHYGRMCPIETPEGPNIGLINSLSTFAKVNRFGFIETPYRKVDPETGRVTSQIDYLTADIEDNYVVAQANALLEEDGSFTNEGVVGRFQGDNTVFRREQMDYMDVSPKQVVSAATACIPFLENDDSNRALMGANMQRQAVPLLNPEAPFVGTGMEHISARDSGAAVVSKHHGIIEHVEAKEIRIRRIEEVGGKEVKGDLVVCRLSKFIRSNQGTCYNQRPIVKVGDRVKPLDILADGPSMEQGELALGRNVLTAFMTWDGYNYEDAIIMSERLVKDDVFTSVHIEEYESEARDTKLGPEEITRDIPNVGEDALRNLDDRGIIRIGAEVRDGDILVGKVTPKGVTELTAEERLLHAIFGEKAREVRDTSLRVPHGAGGIVLDVKVFNREDGDELSPGVNQLVRVYIVQKRKISVGDKMAGRHGNKGVISRILPESEMPFLPDGTPIDVMLNPLGVPSRMNIGQVLEMHLGMAARSLGIHTASPVFDGANEEDVWTTMEEAGMNRDGKTMLYDGRSGEPFDNRVSVGVMYLIKLAHMVDDKLHARSTGPYSLVTQQPLGGKAQFGGQRFGEMEVWALEAYGAAYTLQEILTVKSDDVVGRVKTYEAIVKGDSVPQPGVPESFKVLIKELQSLGLDVKMLTEDFEEIELRDLDDEEDLQPTDALNLMKEDQPIA from the coding sequence GTGAATGAGTTGACAGGTCATTTAGTTCAGTATGGTCAACATCGTCAGCGTAGAAGTTTCGCGCGAATCAAAGAAGTACTCGATCTGCCGAATTTGATTGAAATTCAAACGGCGTCTTATGAGTGGTTCTTGGAAGAAGGGTTACGTGAAATGTTCCGGGATATTTCTCCTATCCAGGATTTCACAGGTAACTTGTCCTTGGAATTTATTGATTACAAACTGGGTGAACCAAAATATCCAGTAGACGAATCAAAAGAACGCGATGTGACATATGCGGCACCACTTCGTGTAAAAGTACGTCTTCATAACCAAGAAACAGGCGACGTGAAGGAACAGGACGTTTTCATGGGAGATTTCCCACTCATGACAGAAAACGGAACATTCATTATTAATGGAGCGGAGCGTGTTATCGTTTCTCAGCTCGTTCGTTCACCGAGTGTTTACTATAATGATAAGACGGATAAAAACGGTAAGCGTGGATTTGGCGCTACTGTTATTCCGAACCGTGGAGCATGGCTTGAATATGAAACAGATGCAAAAGACGTAGTGCATGTCCGTATCGACCGCACTCGTAAATTGCCAATCACTGTTTTATTGCGTGCACTAGGATTCTCTACTGACCAAGAAATTATCGACCTAATCGGTGATAATGAATATTTACGGAATTCATTAGAGAAAGATAACACTGAAACCTCGGAAAAAGCAATGCTTGAAATCTATGAGCGACTTCGCCCGGGTGAACCACCAACACTTGATAGCGCAAGAAGTCTTTTGTATTCACGCTTCTTCGATCCGAAACGCTATGATTTAGCGAATGTTGGTCGTTATAAAATGAATAAAAAGCTTCACTTGCAAAATCGTTTGTTCAACCAAACAGCTGCTGAAACACTCGTTGATCCGGAAACTGGAGAAATATTAGTGGAAAAAGATCAGCTAATCGACCGTCGTACATTGGATAAATTACTACCATTCTTATCTCAAGGTATAAATACTGAGTCGATTGAACATGTAGGATCTGTTTTGGAAGAACCAATGGTTATCCAGACACTGAAGATCTACGCGCCTAAAAGTGAAGAAAAACAAGTGATCAATGTCATTTCCAATGCTGAAGTAGACGAGTCTATTAAAAATATTACACCAGCGGATATTGTAGCTTCTATCAGTTATTTCTTTAACTTATTACATGGTGTGGGAAATACGGATGATATTGACCATCTTGGTAACCGTCGTTTACGTTCTGTTGGTGAATTACTTCAAAACCAATTCCGTATCGGTCTTTCTCGTATGGAGCGTGTGGTTAAAGAAAGAATGTCCATCAATGACACTCAATCTATCGTACCTCAACAACTGATCAATATCCGTCCGGTTATTGCATCTATTAAAGAGTTTTTCGGTAGCTCTCAGCTATCTCAGTTCATGGACCAAACAAATCCATTGGCTGAATTGACGCATAAGCGTCGTCTTTCTGCACTGGGACCTGGTGGTTTAACACGTGAGCGCGCAGGGATGGAAGTTCGTGACGTTCACTACTCTCACTATGGTCGTATGTGTCCAATTGAAACGCCGGAGGGTCCGAACATTGGACTGATCAACTCATTATCTACATTCGCGAAAGTGAATCGATTCGGCTTTATTGAAACTCCTTATCGTAAAGTAGATCCTGAAACAGGTCGCGTTACATCTCAAATCGATTATCTGACAGCAGATATTGAAGATAACTATGTAGTAGCGCAAGCAAATGCACTACTTGAAGAAGACGGTTCATTTACTAATGAAGGTGTCGTAGGTCGTTTCCAAGGGGATAACACTGTATTCCGCCGCGAGCAAATGGACTACATGGACGTTTCACCTAAGCAAGTTGTATCTGCAGCTACTGCATGTATTCCGTTCTTAGAAAATGATGACTCCAACCGTGCGTTGATGGGTGCGAACATGCAACGTCAAGCGGTTCCTTTATTAAATCCTGAAGCACCGTTTGTTGGTACAGGTATGGAGCATATTTCTGCACGCGATTCAGGTGCGGCGGTTGTTTCTAAACACCACGGTATCATCGAGCACGTAGAAGCAAAGGAAATTCGTATTCGTCGTATTGAAGAAGTGGGCGGTAAAGAAGTCAAGGGTGACCTTGTAGTTTGTCGTCTATCTAAATTCATTCGTTCGAACCAAGGGACTTGCTATAACCAACGTCCGATTGTAAAAGTCGGCGACCGTGTAAAGCCGCTTGATATTCTTGCGGATGGCCCATCAATGGAACAAGGTGAACTTGCGCTTGGACGTAACGTTCTAACAGCATTCATGACATGGGATGGTTATAACTACGAGGATGCGATCATCATGAGTGAGCGTCTGGTAAAAGACGATGTATTCACATCTGTTCATATTGAAGAATATGAATCAGAAGCACGTGATACGAAGCTTGGACCAGAAGAAATCACACGTGATATTCCAAACGTCGGAGAAGATGCATTGCGAAACTTGGACGACAGAGGAATTATCCGTATTGGTGCAGAAGTTCGTGATGGCGATATCCTAGTCGGTAAGGTAACACCTAAGGGAGTTACGGAATTGACTGCGGAAGAACGTCTTCTACACGCAATCTTTGGAGAGAAAGCACGCGAAGTACGTGATACTTCATTACGTGTACCTCACGGAGCAGGCGGAATCGTATTAGATGTTAAAGTCTTTAACCGCGAAGATGGCGATGAGCTATCTCCTGGAGTTAACCAGTTAGTTCGCGTGTATATTGTACAGAAGCGTAAAATCTCTGTTGGAGATAAGATGGCAGGACGTCATGGTAACAAGGGTGTTATTTCCCGTATTTTACCTGAGTCGGAAATGCCGTTTCTTCCAGATGGTACGCCAATCGATGTCATGTTGAACCCACTTGGTGTTCCATCACGTATGAATATTGGACAGGTTCTTGAGATGCACCTTGGTATGGCCGCACGTAGTTTAGGTATTCACACAGCTTCTCCTGTATTTGATGGTGCAAACGAGGAAGATGTTTGGACTACAATGGAAGAAGCGGGTATGAACCGTGACGGTAAAACCATGCTATACGATGGTCGTTCAGGTGAGCCGTTTGATAATCGCGTATCAGTTGGTGTTATGTACTTGATCAAACTAGCCCACATGGTAGATGACAAGTTGCACGCACGCTCAACTGGACCGTACTCACTTGTTACGCAGCAACCACTTGGCGGTAAAGCCCAGTTCGGTGGACAGCGTTTCGGGGAAATGGAAGTATGGGCACTAGAAGCATATGGTGCCGCTTATACATTGCAAGAAATCTTAACGGTCAAATCCGATGACGTCGTAGGTCGTGTGAAAACATACGAAGCGATTGTTAAAGGTGATAGCGTACCTCAACCAGGAGTACCAGAATCATTTAAAGTACTAATCAAAGAACTTCAGAGTTTAGGGTTAGACGTAAAAATGTTGACGGAAGACTTTGAGGAAATTGAGCTTCGTGATCTTGACGATGAAGAAGACTTGCAACCAACTGATGCATTGAACTTGATGAAAGAAGATCAGCCAATCGCCTAA
- a CDS encoding class I SAM-dependent methyltransferase: MGDHYYSKNPQVSSAPKLWKAEIRNKVFSFTTDAGVFSKGSIDEGSKLLAETFKEPSIGGDLLEIGCGYGPIALSIASDFPERLIHMVDVNERALALSKTNAQQNRISNIKVYESSGVDQVVSNNFAAIITNPPIRAGKQTVFSFYDGAYEKLAAGGELWVVIQKKQGAPSTMDYLKNLFGNVDTVAKKKGYFILVSKKIDRMNIL, encoded by the coding sequence ATGGGAGACCATTATTACTCGAAAAATCCCCAAGTTTCAAGTGCACCCAAGCTGTGGAAAGCCGAGATTCGTAACAAAGTCTTTTCATTTACAACGGATGCCGGTGTATTCAGCAAAGGGAGTATAGATGAGGGGTCAAAATTATTGGCTGAAACGTTTAAAGAACCATCCATTGGGGGAGACTTGTTGGAAATAGGTTGCGGCTATGGACCGATTGCGTTGTCTATCGCATCGGATTTTCCGGAAAGACTTATCCATATGGTGGATGTGAATGAACGGGCATTAGCTCTCTCGAAAACGAACGCTCAACAGAATCGAATTTCTAATATAAAAGTTTACGAAAGTAGTGGCGTTGATCAGGTTGTATCAAATAACTTCGCTGCAATTATAACCAATCCACCTATTAGGGCGGGGAAGCAAACGGTTTTTTCTTTCTATGACGGAGCTTATGAGAAGTTAGCTGCGGGCGGAGAATTATGGGTTGTCATTCAAAAGAAACAAGGGGCTCCGTCTACAATGGATTACTTGAAGAACTTGTTTGGTAATGTAGATACGGTTGCTAAGAAAAAAGGCTACTTTATTTTAGTATCAAAAAAGATTGACAGGATGAATATCTTGTAG
- the rplL gene encoding 50S ribosomal protein L7/L12 — MTNAQILDAIKEMTVLELNDLVKAIEEEFGVTAAAPVAAAGAVAEAAEEQTEFDVILASAGDQKIKVIKAVREITGLGLKEAKALVDEAPKAVKEAATKEEAEEMKAKLEEVGASVEVK, encoded by the coding sequence ATGACTAACGCACAAATTTTAGACGCAATCAAAGAAATGACAGTTCTTGAACTAAACGACCTTGTTAAAGCAATCGAAGAAGAATTCGGCGTAACAGCAGCAGCACCAGTTGCAGCAGCTGGAGCAGTTGCAGAAGCAGCTGAAGAGCAAACTGAATTCGACGTAATCCTTGCATCAGCTGGAGATCAGAAGATCAAAGTTATCAAAGCTGTTCGTGAAATCACTGGTCTTGGCTTGAAAGAAGCTAAAGCTCTTGTAGACGAAGCTCCTAAAGCAGTTAAAGAAGCAGCAACTAAAGAAGAAGCAGAAGAAATGAAAGCTAAACTTGAAGAAGTTGGCGCATCTGTAGAAGTTAAGTAA
- the rplJ gene encoding 50S ribosomal protein L10 — protein sequence MSKILEAKQAVVSEVAEKLQAAASVVVVDYRGLTVAQVTELRKQLREAGIEFKVYKNSMVRRATVVAGLESLNENLTGPNAIAFSTEDVVAPAKILNDFAKKNEKLEIKAGVIEGNVATAEDVKALATLPSRDGLLSMLLSVLQAPVRNFALATKAVAEQKEEQGA from the coding sequence ATGAGCAAAATTTTAGAAGCTAAACAAGCAGTCGTATCAGAAGTCGCTGAGAAATTACAAGCAGCAGCATCTGTAGTAGTTGTCGATTACCGTGGTCTTACGGTTGCGCAAGTTACAGAATTGCGTAAACAATTACGTGAAGCAGGCATCGAGTTCAAAGTTTATAAAAACTCTATGGTGCGTCGTGCGACAGTAGTTGCAGGATTAGAAAGTCTGAACGAAAACCTTACAGGTCCAAACGCTATCGCTTTCTCTACAGAAGACGTAGTAGCGCCAGCTAAAATCTTGAATGATTTCGCTAAAAAGAATGAAAAGCTTGAAATTAAAGCAGGTGTGATCGAAGGAAACGTCGCAACTGCTGAAGATGTGAAAGCATTGGCTACTCTACCTTCTCGCGATGGTCTATTGTCTATGCTACTCAGCGTTCTTCAAGCGCCAGTACGAAACTTTGCACTTGCTACAAAAGCAGTTGCAGAACAAAAAGAAGAGCAAGGTGCTTAA